In Pocillopora verrucosa isolate sample1 chromosome 13, ASM3666991v2, whole genome shotgun sequence, one genomic interval encodes:
- the LOC131770811 gene encoding lipopolysaccharide-induced tumor necrosis factor-alpha factor homolog, with product MADNKPSPYPQQQPPPGAEYPPPAYGGPTQPAYPPPAPPGYPGYAAQPGYPGTATTTTIIHQQPTAVAISAIGFGESPVAMSCPACKQSIVTATTYVTGTLTWLACLGLCVVGCDLGCCLIPFCCDPMKDVIHICPSCGAQVGVFRRM from the exons ATGGCTGATAATAAACCTTCGCCGTACCCGCAACAGCAACCTCCGCCGGGAGCAGAGTACCCTCCTCCAGCCTATGGAGGCCCTACGCAGCCAGCGTATCCGCCGCCCGCTCCTCCCGGCTACCCAGGTTATGCAGCTCAACCCGGCTACCCTGGCACAGCAACAACGACCACCATTATTCATCAGCAACCGACGGCTGTTGCAATTTCTGCGATCGGCTTCGGTGAGTCACCGGTGGCAATGTCATGTCCTGCCTGCAAACAGAGCATTGTAACAGCGACGACCTATGTGACGGGAACTTTAACTTGGCTTGCCTGCCTCGGATTGTGTGTTGTTGG ATGTGATCTTGGTTGCTGTTTGATCCCATTTTGTTGTGATCCCATGAAAGATGTGATACACATTTGTCCCTCTTGCGGTGCCCAAGTAGGAGTGTTTCGTCGAATGTAA